Below is a window of Equus quagga isolate Etosha38 chromosome 1, UCLA_HA_Equagga_1.0, whole genome shotgun sequence DNA.
GCAGGTGACCCGGGGGGCTGCTGAAGCGACCTTTGCTTTCCGGGGGTGCCCTGTTGGAAAGGTGGATCGGGGCCGGGATGGGGGCTTGGAAGGGACCTCGGAGCCTCTCCCACCCTTGGGCGGGTTGCGAGCTGCAGGTGCCGTTTCGGCGTTCAGGGCCAGCACCTGCGTGTGAGCGGGTCCCCAGAAACGGCAGCGTTCGAGAACTATGGGAGCTGGCCTCGTTTcgcagacggggaaactgaggtcgCTTCAGGGACACTCGCCCTGTTGGGATTTGCCCCAGCCACTTCCTTCAGCCCCTGAGGAGACGGAGGCTCctgagggggcggggcctgtggACCGCCTTGGCTCAGCGGCAGGGGCTGTCTGGGTGGGCGCGCCTGCCCTGCTGAGTCAGCATCCCCGGCCCCCTTTGCTGGTGGAGGCTTGGCGACGGTGACTTGCTTACAAAGCAGCCTGTTGCCTGCACAGcacgggggggtgggggggaggtggagagagaaccATTAGCTCCCTTCTCGTCTTCTCGAGCCTTAGTTTCTCCATTTGTGAATTAAGAATAATGATTAGTGTCTCCTACTGCAGTGTGTCAGGATTAAATAGGAAAACGAACGGAAGATACTAGGTAGGTTCCAAGCATGCTAGTGCAGTAAGTGGTCATTATTATTCTCTTTAGTGTAATGAAGACTGGGTTATTAACAGGACTTAGTAAATGTGGGGCACGTATGGagtctgctttttgttttcttttgggtaacagctttattgagttataatccacatactatacaatttacccatttcaGTTGTACAATTCAGCGGGTTTTAGGTCATccacagagttgtgcatccatcaccacagtagttttagaacactttcatcacccaCAGTCTGCGTTTAATGAGGAGGTAGAGGACCTCCCACTCCCAGTGGGGCAAGTGGCGGGCTGGCTGGTTGACCCTGGACACTACTAGTGAACAGTGGCCAGATGTGTGTGATGACACGGCAGCTGTGGTGGCAGCGTGAGGAAGGGCCTCCCAGGAGTCACACGAGTGGATGTTGGCAGATTCATGAGACTTAGcacagtggggaggagggtgtcCCAAGTGGAAGGCAAAGGTTTGGACCTGGGAAGTGCCCTTGACACAGATAAAGTCTGGCCCCAGTGGTGTGGAAATGCTCACCTCCCCCATCCTTCTCCCGGCCTGTGTCTCATGACACGGAATGCGAAATGTTGACGGTAATGACCATCTGTAAGTACTCGCTGTGGTCAGACCTTGTCTGAGTTCTTGATACAGatgaatcctcacaaaaaccaGTTCTCACCACCTGTTCCAGAAAGGGGCCGTGACTTGCTGggatggggcagagctgggactaaaACCCAAGTGCCCCTGGTCGCCAAGTCCGAATTTTGGCTCTGCCATGAACCAGCTGGAGGACCCTGGGCAGGTCTCCTCCTTCTTGGTcctcaatttccccatttgtACCACAAGGGGGTTGGAATGTAAGAGCCAGCAGCGACCTTCCAGGACTCTGGTCTCTGTGAGGTGGGCCAGCTCTGGGCGATGGGTGCTCTTCCCCCAGAATGCAGACACATTCGCACCCATATCCCAGACCGCactcctccagccctggccttTTCCAGACACTGCCAGCCACTTCCCCTTTGTCCAAAGCTGGCAGCTGAGTGTATCTGAGTCATGGGCTGGCTCAGAACTGGGTCCCGTAGTGGGCACAGGCCCAGACCTTGGGTCCTAAGGGATATTGTGTTGCTGAGAGAAGCAGGTCAGGAGTGGCCGTGGTGGAGGGAGTGATGGTTTCTCCTGGAGACCATGGAAGGCTTCTCGGAAGAGGAGGCATTTTGAGCTGGTCCTTGAATGGCTGTTGTGCTTGAGGCATTCTGGGTGGCAGGGACAGTTAAGCAAAGGCAGAAAGGCTGGGCAGTCaggcttcattcattcacccattcattcattcaacaaatggttATTGTGTACCAGTTAGGGCACCAGGGACACAGCAGTGGACGCAAGACCATCCCACCTCTCATGGAGCTCTACAGTCTGGTAGGGGAGACAGACCAGCACACAGATAATCACGGCAGGCAATCCGGAGGTGAGGGCCGTAGAGGtgtgaggagggcaggggctcagGATAGAGGCCTGGTCCACCTGGGGCATTGGGAGGGCTCCCTGTGTGTCATCCATGCTGAGACATGAAGGACGAGTGGGACTCatccaggaggagaggagggaaggaagacagaaggaggaCACAGcgcattccaggcagaggcaacagcATGTTCAACGGGCCTGAGGTGGGCAAAGGCAGGTGtgagagagcaaaggaaaagacATGAGAGGCGGGGCTCGAGACAGGAGCAGGGATGGGGCAGAAAGGGCTAGAGGCGGGCAGGGGCAGCGCTAGAGAGGGGAGTGGGGCCTTAGAGCCTGTGGGGAGCTTCATCCCCAAGGGCAGAGAGCCACAGAAAGGCTGGAGAGTAGTGCCTGCCTGGGGGCAGAGGCCTTGATTGCCTGGGCTCTGGCCTCTAGGCAGCTGAtgaaggaaatggagaggagaCTTGGCACCTGGCAGGATTTCCCAGGCAGGACACTGTCTGGCTGACCTCCCCATGACCACCCTAACCCTAGAAAAAACAACGATGCACTAGGTATGATTTTTCCAAAGCCTTTCCTCTTTTGGTATCCACCTATTTTCCAGATGGTGACGCCGAggctcaggaaggaggagggacttGCCCATGGTGGGGGAGGGTGTCTGTGAACCCTGAGGAGGCGAGGGACCTTggctctctttccccttcctcccagaATACGCTGCCATCAACTCCATGTTGGACCAGATCAACTCCTGTCTGGACCACCTGGAGGAGAAGAACGACCACCTCCACGCCCGCCTCCAGGAGTTGCTTGAGTCCAACCGGCAGACGCGCCTTGAGTTCCAGCAGCAGCTCGGGGAGGCCCCCAGCGATGCCAGCCCCTAGGCTCCCGGAgtccccacccaggcccctccctggccAGGCTCTGGCCTGGGCACTCACCACCTGACTTAGATACCTTCTCAAGGGCTGGCCTGCGGGTCCCCTGGTGGGTCTGCCTGCCTGGGCCACCTTTCTCGTATTCCTCTTGGGGTGCCTGAGCCAGCCCACACTGCCCAGCATCCCCTCCTGGGGCCAGGAGTATGCCCACAACCCACCCACCTTGTCTGCCTGCCCAATCCCTGGGCACTCCCCACTCTGCCCAGGCCTTGAGCGTCCACATTAAACGGGGCTCCAACACCACTGCGCCTCTCTCCTCTGTTTCCCAGGATGAGGGTCCCAGGGGCCGCCAGAAGTGAACAGGACAGTGGAGGCCTTCCAGGAGGTGATCACCACTGGTGGCTCACGGGCCTGGTGTTGGGGCTGGGGTTCTTGGCCTTCTTGTATTTCTGGACACAGAGGGCACAAGTGAGGTCAGGGCTTCCTCCCCACGTGGTGTGCTCCTAGCCAGCAGCTGCTTTCCCAGCCTGGCTGAAACAGCATCAGACATGCTGTGTGACCCTGTGTGATGCTCTCAGCTTCTCTGGGTACTAGGGCCTTTCACCGAGACAACTAACACCAAGACatgctgtgcaaccttgggcactGCCCTCCTGTTcttggcctcagtctcctcagctgGCCAATAACAAGGTTGGTCTGATTGGCTATCTCTAAGGGTCTTTCTAGATGGGGAAATAGCAGAAGTAAAGAGCCACCTCAGCCTGGGCCCCATTTACTGATGATTCATCATAGAGTTGCCTGACGAGAAGGGCGGGCCCTACCTGCCCCCCCCCCACTAGTGAACCACAAACTCAGACCCTGAAGAGCAGCGAGGGTCCACTCTTGTGCACCTGAACTTCCACAGGGTCCAGAGCTCAGGCCTGGCGTCAAATCCTAGCCACTCACCAAACATatgaccttcagcaagtcaccTGACTTtgctaggcctcagtttcttgatctgtaaTTTGGAGATAATGACAAGACCCGCCTCCTAgggtcattgtgaagattaaatgagatcttACTTGAAGGTGCTTCCCTAGCCCTGACACATTATTAagagggaagctgaggctcagagaggtgaagcgcTTTGTGAACGCAGAGCCCCTGGTTAGAGAGCCTTCTGGTTCTGCTGCCACACTGCTAGAGAGGCTGGGCGCTGGCTGAGAGCTGGCCGggtgcccccttcccctctgcccccgGACACAAGGGCTGTGGGAACTGTACAGCCAAACTACCTTCTTTTATTGGATTTTGAGTAAAAACACCAACCATGTCAAAGTTTCCACACAGATTCCTACAGCTAAGCAGGTCTGGACCCAGACAGGGGGGCCTGGGAGCTCCCGCTATCAGGTTTTGAGGCGGGTCGAGCGCCGGGGCAGTGGGGGCTGAGGTAGAGGGGGCCGGGCTGTCACCTTGCTGGAGGTTTTTGCTGTGTCCTGGGCGCTGGGCTGGCTGGGCGGGCGGCCACCAGAGGTGAACAGAGCAGTCAAGGCGTTGCGGGCATTGATCGCACACCGGCGGCTcacaggcctggaggtggggctggggttcTTGGCCTTCTTGTATTTCTGGACACAGAGGGCGCAGGTGAGGCAGGGCTTCCTCCCTGTGCTGTGTGACCCTGTGCGATACGCTCGGCCTCCCTGGGCCAGAGCTCACCCTGGCCCTCAGCGCCCCCGACACCAACAGCAGGAAGACCTTGGCTCACCCGGGCTCTGATTCCCCTTGTGCCCAAGGACTGAGGCCAAGCACAGGAGGGAGGTGGCCACTGGCCATCCCCATCAGCTTGGGCGGAGTCTGAgcccctgggcagggcagggggcaggcaggaggtCTGGCTCACCTGCAGGTTCTCGAAGTGGGCCAAGGTCTTGCAGTGGGAGAGCTGCGCCCCCGAGTTGCTGTGGCAGAACTTATGGCAGATGCGGCAGATATACCCCATCACGGGCACCAGGAAGTCCACACCTGGGGGATGGCAGGGTCTGTGCACTCACATCCCCAGCGCCAGCCAGGTGTCCCGCCCTCTCCAGGGGCCCATTTGCTCCCTCACCCTTtgggtgggagaagagaagaggacgAGGAGGGCTAGGCTGGCTGGCCAGGATGCTGTGGCTCAGATCTGGGGGGTCGCCTGGGGGCTGGGCCCGAGGGCCACAGCTCCTGCAGGTGGGGTCAGGGCTGCGCTCTTACCATATGCGGTGTTGGGGCTGTAGGTCTCCGAGCCTTTCCACTCCTCTATGGATATATCTCTGGACCTCACCTGGAAACATGCAAGTGTTCtgagcagaggaaactgaggctcggagaagcCAAGGGGCTTGCCCGGGGTCACGCCACTGCTGACTGCTGAGTAGCAAAGCCAGCCTCACCCCTAACCTGCGACCCTCCATCCACAGCCCCTCTGCGACCCCCCCTTCGGCTGCCCCCTCACCACCCTGGACTGCAATGGGCgggctctgtgagggcagaggccaggccttGGTCCCCACACATCCCTGGTGTCCAGcactagggctggccccaaacaagTGCTTCAGAAACATTTGTTAGACTGAAAAGAATGcaggctcctccagctcctcactCATGGGGGCGGCGGAGCTGGGGCGTTATGAGCGTGAACTCACTGCCTGGCATCCAAGTCGGTGAGATTCTGCCGGGAAAATGCTTGGTACACGCCTGGCATATGGTGAGTGCTCCAAAAATGGTGACtattctcaccaccaccaccaccaccaccaccaccaccaccaccaccaccaccatcatcttcatcatcatcatcatcatcatcatcatcatcatcatcatcttacGCTGATTTTTCCTGTATACACCACACAGTCccccctctgtgcctttgttgGTGCTGTTCCCTTGGCCTAGGCTGACCCTTCCCTTCCTCAACACAGGTCAAAATTTCAGCCAGGCTTCGAGGCCCCTGCATATTTCACCTGCCACCCTGTAGTCATCATggtgtatatttacatatagtcACACAGTATATAGTTCCTGTTAACACTACATGGGGCATGCGTTAGTGCCTACAAATGCCGCACGCTGCCTCTCGGCCCCTGGGAGGTGGGGCGAAGTCCCTCCCAGGCTTGGAGTCCAGCCTGCCTCCCACACACCCCCCTCCCAAGCACCTGCTTGCAGAATTCCTCCTCAACCTCGATCTCTTCTTCTTCCTCGTCATCGTCGTCCTCCTCTTCTTCATCACCCTCAAAGCAGCCCACGGCATCCACCGTGATGAAGTGGTCCTCATCTTGGCCAGCTATCTCCTTCTCAAGCATCTTCAGCTGCCCAGGGGAGTGGGCCAGCGCTCAGGTCAGCTCTGGGCAGCCAAGGTGCCATGCCCCGTCCACCCCGCACCCCAGAAGGCTCCAGTTCCTCTGGACCTGCTATGAGTTCAGCCTGGGATAAACCTcaacttgctgtgtggccttggccaagGCTCtgtacctctctgggcctgtcttCCTCTGAGGGAGCTGGGGTTACCTCCTTGACTTTATCCTTGTGCCCCTGGGACTTCACATGCTCCACAAACTTGCGGGGGGTCTTGAAGTAGCGGTTGCAAATAGTGCAGAAAGGTCGCAGCGATTGTTTGGCAATCTGGGGAAAGGAGGGCAGGCCAAGTGGGCAGCCGGCAGTGTCCCCAGGTGCAGCCAGGCCGTGCCCAGTGAGACCTCGCTTCCCAGCTGCAGGCCACCACACCCGTAATCAGCTGGCTGTGCTCTGCCCCTGTACCAGAACATGGGCCAACATAACCCCTCCCTGTGCCATGGGCTATGAGATGGGATGGCAGATGGCAACAGAGACAGGAcagagaggagacagggagagagggagccgCCAAGAGGACCCCCACAaaccctgtggctgaatggtggGGTGAGACGGTGCCTTGCCCACActggacagatggggaaaccgaagCCCAAAGAAGAAACAGGACTGACTCATTGAGAAGCCACACTTATGAGTTATGTGTGCGGAGACAAAGACTGACATTTACTTTCCACTCCCAGCCtgggctccctccttcccagccctcAGCTCGGTGACAGCTCATGTGGGTGCCTTCGCAGCATGCAGGTCCTCTTACCTTGTGGTCCTGTGTCCTGCGGTGCTGGATCAGGTCCCCCACGTAGTAGACCTGGCAGGTGTTGCACCAGCGCCTCGGTGGGGGCTCTCTGAATCATGAGAATCAAAACAAGCATAGGGTGACACTATGTCCCCATCGGAAAGACAGCAGCTCTCCCAGAGGCTCCGTGAATGTGGCACAATTTCAACAGGATCTTTTTTGGAAACTCAACAAAATGGTTCTGAGATTCATCTGGAAGAATACTTGAATAAGAATAACTAAGGAAACTTGGGGGAAAAATGAGATTTAGAAGCATTTGGGATACCAGGAGGCCACCAGGACAGTGACACAACAGAGGATATCTGGCCTTGAAAACTCTTTATCCTTTAGTCTAAATGTCCTGTTGTTCCCAGAGCTGTTcttgcccctcccccattcccaggAAGCCAGGCCCCCCTCTGAGGCCCCAAAGTGCCGCTGCCATAGCATTTTCCATGATGGACTGGGAGCACCTGATCCTTCTCTGCCCCTGATGGACTGTGGTGAGCTCTGGGAGGCCAGGACTCCATCCCAGGACCCCCAGGCCCTGAAGGGGATcagcccagagtttctgactGTTGGATGACGGGAGGACAGGCAGCCCATCTGCAGGACTGCCACATTCTGTGTGGCCCCACTGGGTCAAGTCAAGACTCAAGGGGAAACGTCATCAGCAGACAGTTCAATGACTCCCCTCCATCTGGAGTTTGTTAACATCTTGAGCTCCATCCTTCTGGTTTTCTTGAGTCACaagatgtatttttatataatcaaGTTGATTCTGCAAGTGCAATTTTGAATCTGTTCTAGCCTGACATTACATCACACATATGTTTCCACATTATCATAAATTCCCTGCCTCTGTCCTATTTATCAGTCATTCCACAGAGTGGACAAGGCTTAACCGATCTAATTCCTTAGTTCTGGATATTTTAGATCAtttccaattaaattttttttcaccatTACATTTACTCTGCAAGGAACATCTTCGTGAGTCCCCTTTCTCCTGTGTTCATGATTATTTCACCTGAGTATTAGTCCTAGGGTAGTGGGCAGGGCAAGGTTTAAGGCTCGAGAACAGACTACAAAACCACGCAGAGCGGCTCTTCTCAAAGTGAGATTTCACACACAAATCTGGGTTTCTGGATTCTCCCAAAAAAATGGGAGATCTGGAGCTGAGGGGCATGTGTCATGCACGAATTCCTGCATGACACCCTGCACCaggccattttacagatgagggaaactgaggtccaaggccacacagtgtgAAAAGGCCTCTGGGCAACGGCGCTGCTTAGCCCAGAGGCAGGCCTTGCAGATGGTAGATTCGGGGCCCCTCCTGGCATTGCCTGGCCTGCGAGACAGCCCACCccccagcacagaggccctgAGATTCCCCGCTCACTCGTCCTCTCTCTCCAGGACATCCCGGGGCACAGGCAGCAGGGACAGGAGGCAGGCTTGGCTCATATGCTGGATCTCCCCGAGCCTCTGCTGGTGCTGGGCCCCCGACATGTGGTCCTGGAACTCCTGTGGTGGGCGAGAGGGAGGGATGGGTGTGAGGAGTGAGCCCCGGAACAGCAGGcatgggtggggcctggggagaaGGCCTTCAACTTTGGCTTCATGGCCACCCCACCGTGGCTATGAGGCCATTCCTCTTACAACAACTCTATGGGTCAGAGAAGGatggtaaactgaggcacagagggcgcacacagcaggcagagctcctgctccTCCGGGAGACTGTGAGCGCCTCAGAGACAAGGAGCGGTCTGATTAACTTCCAGGTGCCCATGGCTCTGCTCAGGTGAGGCACAGAGTCACGGAGGGAACAATAGCAAGGGTAGTAATAACGGGAGTATAATGCTGTTATTAATGCTGTGCTCACTCtaggccaggcctggggctcctGACTTCAATGTCAAGTCGCTGAATCCTCAGAACCACCCAGTGAGGTGGGTTCTAAATGTCTCTTCATTTGAcgcaggaggaaactgaggcacaaagggtGGAATTCACCTTCTGAGGTCTACACAGCTGGTCAGGGCCGATTCAAACCAGGTCAGCCTGACTCTAAAATCCTGCCTCCTTGGCTAGTCAGGAAATGTTTTCTGAGCAAATGCCCTGAGTGGCCATCAGGCAGCCATGGAACGGGCAGGTTGGGCATCCCCTCCAGACCCCGAACCCTCCACTCTGCCCACTCGACCCGCCCACCCCGGGGCCCGCTGGCGGCACCTGCTGGCTGCTGCAGTTGGCCTTGCAGATGTAGCAGAAGAACTGGAGGGCCTGCTTAGAGGGCGCACTGGCGGCGGCGGGGGCAGCGGAGGTGGAGTCCCCAGAACGCGGCCCGGGTGCGAGGGAGACGGTGCTGAAGGCCCGGCTGTCACTGCTCTGCAGGATGGTGACCTTCAGGGAGCCCCCAGCACCCCACATCTGCGCCGGGAACAGGAGCAGAGCTACCACCAGCTGGGCGCTTAgggtgggccagccccagcactaCACATCCACCAGCACTGTCTCATCAGGCCCTCCTGGTGGCCcgctttacagatggggaaactgaggctctgagcgGTTAGGTGACTGCCCGagctcacacagctaggaagtgctACAGTCGGGAGTCAAACCCAGGTCCGCCTAACTCTAAAGTCCATCCCACGTGACCCCTCACGCGACCGATGGAGAAGCTGAGATGCAAAGAAGAGAATGGGTTTGGCTAAAATTACACTATGAGGCAGAACTGGGACCCAAGGCCCAGGCTTCCCTCACACAGGCAACGTGACCCGTGTGAGGGGACTGGGGTCTCTAGTGTAGGGAGGAGCAGGCTGGAAGGGACTCATAACGGAAAGTGTCTCCGGGCAGGGCATGTGAAGGCAGCAAACAGCACGAGCATTTGATGAATCACCGTCAAACCCAGTCTGGTCTGCCCACGAGCCCAGGCAGAGGGCTGctgtcccatttcacaggtgaggaagcgTGAGGGGGCCCAGATGGGGGCTGGGGCAGAAAGAGGCCATCCTGCCACTGGCCCCTGTGGCCCTCATGCTGCCACGTTAGCATCTCTACCCACCCCTAGcatctctcttgctcttttttcaCATTCTCCCACATCCAGGCCACTGGTCAACTCCTCCTGGCTCTCCTCCATGCTGACCTGGGCACCTGCTGGCTCCGGCGAGGCCTCCTCCAGGCCTGAAATGACAGACGTGCTCTGTTTCCCAGAGTCCGTCTCCCACCTGGGCCCAGAGGGACCCAGGCCCAAGCCACCTTCTCTTCCCACAGCCAGGACCTTGAGGCTTCTGGTGTGGATGGCTCTGAACTCTGGTTCCAGGCCCAATGCTCAGCCCCAGGCAGCACCCAGTCAGGGCTGGACAGTGCCAGGGGAGGAACGAAGGGTTCGGGCAGAACTGtcccaccaccaggccagctggGAGCTGGCGCTCACTTACCTGCTCTAGCTTCTACTGTGTCAGGAGGTGTCTCCAGCACTGTGGAATGAACCAGAACCGGTGTTTGCTCTGATGCTGGCAATGACACCTGTGACTGGGTCTGAGGCTGCCCCTGGGTCTGGTCCAGTGGCTGCACTGGCAACTGCATTGGAGGTTGCTCCCGTGGCTGCTCCAGTGGCTGAACCCTTGGCTGTGCTTCTGCCTGGGCCTGTGGATATGTCTGCGTCTGTGCCTGCTTCTGCAGCTGTGGCTGAGCCTGCCTTGGGGGCTGTGAATGTGCCTGTGGCTGCATCTGTGGCTGCACCTGCTTCTGTGGCTCAGCCTGCCTTGGGGGCTTTGAATGTGCCTGTGGCTGCATCTGTGACTGCACCTGCTTCTGTGGCTCTGCCTGCTTCTGCAGCTTCAGCTGCACCTGCTGCAGCACTAAGTGCTCTGGAGAGGTCTGTGTCTGTGCCTGCTTCTGCAGCTTTGGCTGCACCTGGACATCCACTGGTGGCATCTGTAGCTGAGTCTGTGGCTGCACCTGGGCCTGGATCTGCAGAACCCGTGGCTGGAAACGTGGCTGCACTCGGGCTTCCTGGGGCTCAGGCAGCAGCTCAGGGGTCTGTGTCTGCTTCGGTGCCGTCATCCGGGCCTGTGGCTGGACCTTTGCCTGCAGCTGCCCTGGGGGTCCCTTCTCTGTGGGCCCCTCTGAGCTAGGAAGGATAAAAAGAAGATCAAATTCACATCTTCCAATTGGCCCCAGGGGCTCCCCAGAAAGGCCAAGACCCAAGTTCCAATCCTAGCTCTACCACATACAAGCTGAGCATTTGGGAAGCCCCTTTGGCTCTCTAGGTACCagattcaccaaaataaattgaGAGTCACTCGCTCCCACTTCCCACAACTTGCTAATATGGATCCAAGCTGCCCACCCTCTGCCCATTCTGAGATCTCAGATGCACATCTTCACCCCTCCAACCTGGCCACCTAGCCCACTTCCAGGGGGCTCAATCACAGTGAAGACACCAGAGTCTGTCTGGCCTGGGACCTTCTCAGGTGAAGCACAGAATTAGGTTTGACCTTCCTCCAAGTCAGAGGCCAAGGCCTTTTCCTTGCTCCAGCTCCCCTGAAGGGCCCCACCCCCAACCTACGCCCACGCCCTGCCTTTGCAGGAAGGAGAGTACAGGGCACCTGGGCCCTGGGCAGGTTTTCAGCAGCAGTTACCTCTTTGACCTCTTGGCTGGTGGCTCAGATGCCTCACAAGACTCGGGCTCAGGTGCTGGAGTGCCTTTTTCCTTAGTGATGCCATCTGGGCTGGGAGAGGTATCTTGGTCTGGAATGGAGGTTAGATGAGTGGCCTGATGCTGGGTAGAGCATGAACGAGCTCCAGGAGACAGAGCCTGGGCTCACACCCCACCAAGACCCCTGCCTCCCAGATCTGCCTTCATTACCAGCCCCACACCCAGCTGCCCCAACCTGCATCCCCTCTGAAGGGCCAGCAGCCTCCCTCCCTTACCTTCTGGTGTGTCTGTTTGGGGTTCTGTGGCTTCCTCAGACCCCTCTGGGGGGTCTGACTTGTCTTCCACGGGCATCGTCTGAGAAGAAGAATCCTACTTCCTTTCAGAAACTGTCTTTGATATCTGCCACCCACTGTTGTAAACACTCCCTTGACCAAGAGTGGCTGCAACAGTCCCCCAGGATGAAGGAGCCTGGCCCCAGAGCTGCCAGGAGATGACCCTAAACCTCTCAGGAATTGCGTCTAGGGGGTTCCATCTAACTGCCTGACTGTTAAGTATACCCAGGTTTGGGGACACAAAGCCCTCTCCTGGCCCACGGTGCCACCTCCTGACTTCCTCGCCCCCTCCTCCATGAAGCAGCCAGAGTAAGCCTTCTAAAATGCAAACCCGAAGACATCTTGTCTCTTTCAGGCTGAGACTCTCCTGTGAGTTCTCCTTCCTTACCCTAAGCCTGaagccacctcccccaccccctgcgcAATCTGACCTCTGCCCCCTTGTCCactcctccagcctcagctctcccTACTCTCCCCCTCACCCTCTCTACGTCCACAATGGCCTTTTCTCTGGTTCCCCAAAGTTGCAGAGctcttcctgccccaggcctTCACCCAGAGCCTTAAAGGCACTTCTTGCAGGAAGCCCTCCTGACCCTAGAGTGGGTGCAGACCCAGAGGGCTTTGGGCTTCCTTTTTGTGGCATTTTCCACAGTCTTAATTAATTGATGGGAGCATTGTCTGCATTAACGTCCCATCACCAacaccaccctcctccccagcccaagATCTCCAGCAGGGCCAGGCCAAGCCATCTGTACCACTGAGTCCCCTGCAGGGACTTAGAGATGTTTGCTAATAAATGCTTGGCTCCGGCTGGTTCCGGGGCACCCCAGGAGGCCCCCAGGAGTACGcctgcagcctccctccctcctactAAGCCCGAGGAACGAGTGCTGAGTGGGGATGTGGATCATACCAGGACTCCATGCCCTTCAGAAACTACCCAGCTCTCGCCCTGCCCGACACTGGCACTGGTGTGCGAGTCAGGAGGCCCAGGCTCTGGGTCTGTCTTGACAGCTGTGCAGCCCAGGGCAACCccaatctctgagcctcagttttcgcATATGTAAAATGGGGGCGGGAGTAGACCCTAGACAAGACCACCTTAGGACAGGCCCAACTGGAAGGCTGGAGGCCAAGACCCCCCTCTGGAGGGAAATGCCTCACCTCCAGATGTGGGCGGGCCCTGGAGCAGCCAGAAAATGGGGGGTGTTGGCCCTGCCCTGGAA
It encodes the following:
- the CIZ1 gene encoding cip1-interacting zinc finger protein isoform X3, with amino-acid sequence MFNQQQQLQQQQFQQLQQQQLQQQQQMQQQQLLQLQQLLQQSPPQAPLPMAVSRGLPQQQPQQQLLNLQGTNSASLFNGSMLQRALLLQQLQGLDQFAMPPAAYDSAGLPMPTATLGNLRSYSLATPNLTAPSLPAPPLATPNLQQFFPQATRQSLLGPPPVGVPINPSQLNLSGRTPQKQARTPSSTTPNRKDSSSQTMPVEDKSDPPEGSEEATEPQTDTPEDQDTSPSPDGITKEKGTPAPEPESCEASEPPAKRSKSSEGPTEKGPPGQLQAKVQPQARMTAPKQTQTPELLPEPQEARVQPRFQPRVLQIQAQVQPQTQLQMPPVDVQVQPKLQKQAQTQTSPEHLVLQQVQLKLQKQAEPQKQVQSQMQPQAHSKPPRQAEPQKQVQPQMQPQAHSQPPRQAQPQLQKQAQTQTYPQAQAEAQPRVQPLEQPREQPPMQLPVQPLDQTQGQPQTQSQVSLPASEQTPVLVHSTVLETPPDTVEARAGLEEASPEPAGAQVSMEESQEELTSGLDVGECEKRAREMLGMWGAGGSLKVTILQSSDSRAFSTVSLAPGPRSGDSTSAAPAAASAPSKQALQFFCYICKANCSSQQEFQDHMSGAQHQQRLGEIQHMSQACLLSLLPVPRDVLEREDEEPPPRRWCNTCQVYYVGDLIQHRRTQDHKIAKQSLRPFCTICNRYFKTPRKFVEHVKSQGHKDKVKELKMLEKEIAGQDEDHFITVDAVGCFEGDEEEEDDDDEEEEEIEVEEEFCKQVRSRDISIEEWKGSETYSPNTAYGVDFLVPVMGYICRICHKFCHSNSGAQLSHCKTLAHFENLQKYKKAKNPSPTSRPVSRRCAINARNALTALFTSGGRPPSQPSAQDTAKTSSKVTARPPLPQPPLPRRSTRLKT
- the CIZ1 gene encoding cip1-interacting zinc finger protein isoform X8, translating into MFNQQQQLQQQQFQQLQQQQLQQQQQMQQQQLLQLQQLLQQSPPQAPLPMAVSRGLPQQQPQQQLLNLQGTNSASLFNGSMLQRALLLQQLQGLDQFAMPPAAYDSAGLPMPTATLGNLRSYSLATPNLTAPSLPAPPLATPNLQQFFPQATRQSLLGPPPVGVPINPSQLNLSGRTPQKQARTPSSTTPNRKTMPVEDKSDPPEGSEEATEPQTDTPEDQDTSPSPDGITKEKGTPAPEPESCEASEPPAKRSKSSEGPTEKGPPGQLQAKVQPQARMTAPKQTQTPELLPEPQEARVQPRFQPRVLQIQAQVQPQTQLQMPPVDVQVQPKLQKQAQTQTSPEHLVLQQVQLKLQKQAEPQKQVQSQMQPQAHSKPPRQAEPQKQVQPQMQPQAHSQPPRQAQPQLQKQAQTQTYPQAQAEAQPRVQPLEQPREQPPMQLPVQPLDQTQGQPQTQSQVSLPASEQTPVLVHSTVLETPPDTVEARAGLEEASPEPAGAQVSMEESQEELTSGLDVGECEKRAREMLGMWGAGGSLKVTILQSSDSRAFSTVSLAPGPRSGDSTSAAPAAASAPSKQALQFFCYICKANCSSQQEFQDHMSGAQHQQRLGEIQHMSQACLLSLLPVPRDVLEREDEEPPPRRWCNTCQVYYVGDLIQHRRTQDHKIAKQSLRPFCTICNRYFKTPRKFVEHVKSQGHKDKVKELKMLEKEIAGQDEDHFITVDAVGCFEGDEEEEDDDDEEEEEIEVEEEFCKQVRSRDISIEEWKGSETYSPNTAYGVDFLVPVMGYICRICHKFCHSNSGAQLSHCKTLAHFENLQKYKKAKNPSPTSRPVSRRCAINARNALTALFTSGGRPPSQPSAQDTAKTSSKVTARPPLPQPPLPRRSTRLKT